The following coding sequences lie in one Apium graveolens cultivar Ventura chromosome 1, ASM990537v1, whole genome shotgun sequence genomic window:
- the LOC141677279 gene encoding uncharacterized protein LOC141677279, with protein MSVSKSKFRKHLKSPSSSTQQMPRFGLLSLIRCFNGCRDQTQVMGLGTRVWNLSDKPVELQIRVGSMLKKAHTLKPCSSKRLKCKSIYKAYMPSVGGTRGVGIKSFLYYYDETCHPYIWIHDTGADYSRMVKQQYISLEDLRDCSEITIYRDHLKGCISIRKKSRPEFC; from the coding sequence ATGTCTGTTTCAAAGTCCAAGTTCAGAAAACATCTCAAGTCACCTTCAtcttcaactcaacaaatgccAAGATTCGGGCTTTTATCGTTGATAAGGTGCTTCAACGGATGTCGTGATCAAACGCAAGTGATGGGGCTCGGTACAAGAGTCTGGAATCTGAGCGACAAGCCGGTGGAGCTTCAGATCAGGGTTGGATCAATGCTAAAGAAAGCTCACACTTTGAAGCCATGCTCATCAAAGAGATTGAAATGTAAGAGCATTTACAAGGCTTATATGCCTAGTGTTGGTGGTACTAGAGGTGTAGGAATAAAGAGTTTCTTGTACTATTATGATGAGACTTGTCATCCTTACATTTGGATCCATGACACTGGTGCTGATTATTCAAGAATGGTGAAGCAACAGTATATTAGTCTTGAAGACTTGAGGGACTGTTCTGAGATTACTATTTACAGAGATCATCTGAAAGGTTGCATTTCTATCAGAAAGAAATCAAGGCCTGAGTTTTGCTGA
- the LOC141677259 gene encoding putative E3 ubiquitin-protein ligase LUL4, translated as MGISWSNNNNTSRRRTPPNYYQNPYPSSQYISSPSSSSSSYCYPLDPYPTPSYPYPTHPPPPPPATPIYSSYYSSAAYNACNYSTPVMGMSSFGPYYGYGYQDNGWVGIPAAPIAVAAEAVAALPPPAYVEHQEAKKVKNDVNVHKDTIRLLRDEAYPDHYLVSFVFDAMFDGSITIFYFAKEEANCKIVPVFPESYLPIKIPFQKGLGQRFFQPSGTGINLGYFKMDDLSKPWPGEDVYPLVICAETCLPSFPMDIYFSDHCPNTSSHLQITQAVLEKNNGDPFKLRVVKQILWIDEVRYELREIYGLGNSAESFNDNDSGKECVVCMTEPRDTAVLPCRHMCMCSECSKALRLQSNKCPICRQPIEELMEIKIY; from the exons ATGGGTATTTCTTGGAGCAACAATAACAACACCTCTAGAAGAAGAACCCCACCAAATTATTATCAAAACCCATACCCATCATCTCAATACATCTCCTCACcttcttcatcatcttcttcttATTGTTACCCTCTTGATCCTTATCCTACACCCTCATACCCTTATCCTACGCACCCTCCTCCACCACCACCAGCTACACCAATTTACTCATCTTATTACTCTTCTGCTGCTTACAATGCTTGTAATTATTCAACTCCTGTAATGGGTATGTCGAGTTTTGGCCCTTATTATGGTTATGGTTATCAAGATAATGGTTGGGTTGGGATTCCGGCTGCCCCGATAGCGGTGGCAGCTGAGGCAGTGGCAGCTTTGCCACCGCCAGCTTATGTCGAGCATCAGGAGGCTAAGAAAGTGAAAAATGATGTTAATGTGCATAAAGATACGATAAGGCTTCTGAGGGATGAGGCGTACCCGGATCATTATTTGGTGTCGTTTGTTTTCGATGCAATGTTTGATGGGAG TATTACCATCTTCTACTTTGCGAAGGAAGAAGCTAATTGTAAAATTGTCCCAGTATTTCCTGAATCTTATTTGCCAATAAAAATTCCTTTCCAGAAAGGGCTTGGGCAGAGATTTTTTCAGCCTTCAGGAACAGGCATTAATTTAGGCTACTTTAAGATGGATGATCTTTCAAAACCATGGCCTGGAGAGGATGTTTATCCACTTGTAATTTGTGCCGAAACATGTTTGCCATCTTTTCCTATggatatatattttagtgatcaTTGTCCTAATACATCATCCCACCTACAAATTACTCAAGCTGTGCTCGAGAAGAACAATGGGGACCCTTTCAAATTAAGAGTTGTCAAACAGATATTGTGGATTGATGAGGTTCGCTATGAACTGCGAGAGATTTACGGACTTGGGAACTCTGCAGAATCCTTTAATGATAATGACTCGGGAAAAGAGTGTGTTGTTTGCATGACGGAACCCCGTGATACCGCTGTGCTTCCATGCCGACACATG TGTATGTGCAGTGAATGTTCAAAAGCATTGAGGCTTCAATCGAACAAGTGCCCGATATGTCGTCAACCCATCGAGGAGCTCATGGAGATCAAGATATATTAG
- the LOC141723933 gene encoding transcription factor MUTE — protein MSHIAVERNRRRQMNEHLQVLRSLTPCFYIKRGDQASIIGGVIEFIKELHQVLNSLESKKRRLSLSPSPAPSPKVPLQLLNTPPSECNSLIRNIASSTENVKELGASCNSVAANVEAKISGSNVILKTVSRRIPGQIVKIINVLETHFFEVLHLNISSMEDTVLYSFVIKIGLECQLSVEELAAEVQKSFGSDKV, from the exons ATGTCTCATATTGCTGTGGAGAGGAACAGGAGAAGGCAGATGAATGAACATCTACAAGTTCTCCGCTCTTTGACTCCTTGTTTCTACATCAAAAGG GGAGATCAGGCATCTATCATAGGAGGAGTAATAGAATTCATCAAGGAGCTGCACCAGGTTCTTAATTCTCTGGAATCGAAAAAACGGAGATTGAGCTTAAGCCCTAGCCCTGCTCCTAGTCCGAAAGTACCACTTCAGCTTCTCAACACTCCTCCATCGGAATGTAATTCACTGATCAGAAATATTGCTAGTAGCACTGAGAATGTTAAAGAGCTTGGAGCAAGCTGCAACTCTGTGGCAGCTAATGTTGAAGCCAAGATCTCAGGTTCAAATGTTATCTTGAAAACCGTGTCGCGGAGAATTCCAGGCCAGATAGTGAAGATCATTAATGTGCTGGAAACACATTTTTTTGAGGTTCTTCATCTGAATATCAGTAGCATGGAAGACACAGTTCTGTACTCTTTTGTCATTAAG ATAGGGCTGGAGTGTCAGCTGAGTGTGGAGGAATTAGCAGCTGAGGTTCAGAAAAGCTTTGGCTCTGACAAAGTTTAG